In Bubalus bubalis isolate 160015118507 breed Murrah chromosome 3, NDDB_SH_1, whole genome shotgun sequence, a genomic segment contains:
- the LOC102410946 gene encoding olfactory receptor 1D2: MDGSNHSRVSEFLLLGLSESPEHQRVLFWMFLSMYLVTVVGNVLIILAIGSDSRLHTPMYFFLANLSFTDLFFVTNTIPKMLVNLQSQNKAMSYAGCLTQLYFLVSLVALDNLILATMAYDRYVAICRPLHYTTAMSPRLCISLLTLCWALSVLYGLIHTLLMTSVTFCGSQKIHYIFCEMYVLLRLACSNTQINHTVLIATGSFIFLTPFGFMVMSYVWIVRAIFQIPSASSKYKAFSTCASHLAVVSLFYGTLCMVYLKPLDTYSMQDSVATVMYAVVTPMMNPFIYSLRNKDIHGALGRFFLGKSFRG, translated from the coding sequence ATGGATGGAAGCAACCATAGTAGAGTCTCTGAGTTCCTGCTCCTTGGGCTTTCGGAGAGTCCTGAGCATCAGAGGGTCCTGTTTTGGATGTTCCTGTCCATGTACCTGGTCACAGTGGTGGGAAATGTGCTCATCATCTTGGCCATTGGCTCTGACTCCCGCCTGCACactcccatgtacttcttcctggccAACCTCTCCTTCACTGACCTCTTCTTCGTCACCAACACAATCCCCAAGATGCTGGTGAACCTTCAGTCCCAGAACAAAGCCATGTCATATGCAGGGTGTCTGACCCAGCTCTACTTCCTGGTCTCCTTGGTGGCTCTGGACAACCTCATCCTGGCCACGATGGcatatgaccgctatgtggccatctgccgCCCACTCCACTACACCACGGCCATGAGCCCTAGGCTCTGTATTTCACTCCTTACCCTGTGCTGGGCACTCTCTGTCCTCTACGGCCTCATTCACACCCTCCTCATGACCAGCGTGACCTTCTGTGGGTCCCAGAAGATTCACTATATCTTCTGTGAGATGTATGTCTTATTGAGACTCGCATGTTCCAACACCCAGATCAATCACACAGTGCTGATTGCCACAGGATCCTTTATCTTCCTCACCCCCTTTGGGTTCATGGTCATGTCCTATGTCTGGATTGTCAGAGCCATCTTCCAAATACCCTCAGCCTCTAGCAAGTacaaagccttctccacctgtgcctcCCATTTGGCTGTGGTTTCCCTCTTCTATGGGACCCTTTGTATGGTATATCTGAAGCCTCTCGACACCTACTCCATGCAGGACTCAGTAGCCACAGTGATGTATGCTGTGGTGACCCCCATGATGAACCCTttcatctacagcctgaggaacaagGACATACACGGGGCTCTGGGAAGATTTTTCTTAGGAAAGTCTTTCAGAGGTTGA